A genome region from Pseudomonas helmanticensis includes the following:
- a CDS encoding efflux transporter outer membrane subunit, with product MSLKVFLPSLLVLALSACAVGPDYKTPATEAANITAVTDGAAGQKNFDRSKFEGIWWQQFDDPTLNQLVTQSLQGNRELRVAFARWKAARAIRDDVSNDAMPTITSRASSDLAKGQIPGQTTKRVNSERYDLGLDMAWELDLFGRIQRNLESADAEQQAVEADLYQLQVTMIAELVDAYGQLRGAQLREKIAVANLNNQVESRKITISLRDAGVGDQLDVERADARLASVEASVPQLQAEQVRQKNRIATLLGERPDKLTVDLSPKDLPAIAKALPIGDPGELLQRRPDILSAERKLASATARIGVAKADLFPRVSLSGFLGWTAGRGSQIGSSAANAWALGPSITWAAFDLGSVRARLRGADADAEGALATYEQQVLLALEESENAFSDYGKRQQRLISLIRQSESSRKAADLAEIRYREGTTDFLVLLDAQRERLNAEDSQAQAEVDLYRGIVAIYKALGGGWQPETVASK from the coding sequence ATGAGTCTGAAAGTCTTCCTGCCGAGTCTGCTGGTACTGGCCCTCAGTGCCTGCGCCGTCGGCCCCGACTACAAGACCCCAGCCACGGAGGCGGCCAACATCACGGCCGTCACCGATGGCGCCGCCGGGCAAAAGAACTTCGACCGTTCGAAATTCGAAGGCATCTGGTGGCAGCAATTCGACGATCCGACCCTCAACCAGTTGGTGACCCAATCGCTGCAAGGCAACCGTGAACTGCGCGTGGCATTCGCCCGCTGGAAAGCCGCCCGGGCGATCCGCGACGACGTCAGCAACGACGCGATGCCAACTATCACCAGCCGCGCCAGCAGTGACCTGGCCAAGGGTCAAATCCCTGGCCAGACCACCAAGCGGGTCAACAGCGAACGCTATGACCTCGGTCTGGACATGGCCTGGGAGCTGGACCTGTTCGGGCGTATTCAGCGCAATCTGGAATCGGCCGATGCAGAACAGCAAGCTGTCGAGGCTGATCTGTACCAACTGCAAGTCACCATGATTGCCGAGCTGGTCGATGCTTACGGCCAACTACGTGGTGCGCAACTGCGCGAAAAGATCGCTGTGGCCAACCTGAACAACCAGGTGGAATCGCGCAAGATCACCATCAGCCTGCGTGATGCCGGTGTTGGCGATCAGCTCGATGTTGAACGTGCCGATGCACGCCTGGCCTCGGTCGAAGCCAGCGTGCCGCAATTGCAGGCGGAACAGGTTCGGCAGAAAAACCGTATCGCTACCCTGCTGGGCGAGCGTCCGGACAAGCTGACTGTCGATCTCAGCCCGAAAGACCTGCCGGCGATTGCCAAGGCCTTGCCGATCGGTGATCCGGGTGAACTGTTGCAGCGTCGCCCGGACATCCTCAGCGCTGAACGCAAACTGGCTTCGGCCACCGCGCGCATCGGTGTGGCGAAAGCCGATCTGTTCCCTCGGGTCAGCCTTAGCGGCTTCCTCGGCTGGACGGCCGGGCGTGGCTCGCAGATCGGTTCCTCGGCGGCCAACGCCTGGGCACTCGGTCCAAGCATCACTTGGGCTGCATTCGACCTTGGCAGTGTGCGAGCGCGTTTGCGCGGCGCCGATGCCGATGCCGAAGGCGCCTTGGCGACCTACGAGCAGCAAGTGCTGCTGGCACTGGAAGAATCGGAAAACGCCTTCAGTGATTACGGCAAACGTCAGCAACGCTTGATCTCGCTGATCCGTCAGAGTGAATCGAGCCGCAAGGCTGCTGACCTCGCCGAGATTCGCTACCGCGAAGGCACCACAGACTTCCTCGTGCTGCTCGATGCGCAGCGTGAACGTCTGAACGCCGAAGACAGTCAGGCCCAGGCCGAAGTCGATCTGTATCGCGGCATTGTCGCAATCTACAAAGCCCTTGGTGGCGGCTGGCAACCGGAGACGGTCGCCAGCAAGTAA
- a CDS encoding biotin/lipoyl-binding protein: protein MKVLVARLTTVAVVILAIVLGWFAWEHYTRAPWTRDARVRADVVTLSADVSGRIVRLAVQDNQHVDKGQLLMEIDPARYSLAVDHARRSVEVAKATLGQSQAAIISSEALLKQRQSEERRRRTLKQGFAISGEEWEKSSTDVAVAQADLLRNQANLGLAEANVQLAVAAQTQAELELQRTRVESPVSGYITNLLTREGDYAVAGGALLALVDSDSFYVSGYFEETKLPRIEEGDRVRIQLMSGETFGGTVQSIAFAIADRENAPGSRLLANINPSYTWVKLAQRVPVRIAIDADYAEKNRLRAGTTATVTVQHP from the coding sequence TTGAAAGTGTTAGTTGCGCGGTTAACGACAGTGGCAGTGGTGATTCTGGCCATCGTGCTTGGCTGGTTTGCCTGGGAGCATTACACCCGCGCACCGTGGACGCGGGATGCACGGGTGAGGGCGGACGTGGTGACGTTGTCGGCAGATGTCTCGGGGCGCATTGTCCGCCTGGCGGTGCAGGACAACCAGCATGTCGACAAGGGCCAGTTGCTGATGGAGATCGATCCTGCGCGCTACAGCCTGGCGGTGGATCATGCACGGCGTTCGGTGGAAGTGGCGAAGGCCACGCTGGGGCAGTCGCAAGCGGCGATCATTTCCAGTGAAGCGTTGCTCAAGCAACGCCAGAGCGAAGAACGCCGCAGGCGTACGCTGAAGCAGGGTTTCGCCATCTCGGGCGAGGAATGGGAAAAGTCCAGCACGGATGTGGCCGTGGCTCAGGCCGATCTGTTGCGTAATCAGGCCAATCTCGGCCTGGCTGAAGCCAATGTGCAGTTGGCAGTTGCCGCGCAGACTCAGGCCGAACTCGAACTGCAGCGCACTCGCGTCGAGTCACCGGTCAGCGGCTACATCACCAATCTGCTGACCCGCGAGGGTGATTACGCGGTGGCGGGCGGCGCGCTCCTGGCGCTGGTCGACAGCGACTCTTTCTACGTCAGCGGGTATTTCGAAGAAACCAAACTGCCGCGGATCGAGGAGGGTGATCGGGTCCGGATCCAGTTGATGAGCGGTGAAACCTTCGGCGGCACTGTGCAGAGCATCGCCTTTGCCATCGCCGACCGGGAAAACGCCCCGGGCAGCCGATTGCTGGCCAACATCAACCCCAGTTATACCTGGGTGAAACTGGCGCAACGGGTGCCGGTACGGATCGCCATCGATGCCGATTACGCGGAAAAAAATCGCCTGCGCGCCGGCACCACCGCGACAGTCACCGTCCAACACCCCTGA
- a CDS encoding DUF1656 domain-containing protein, with amino-acid sequence MPIDFEIGGVYLPPIAQALLLAIPFFMLLDWFLRRIGVLRRVWHEALFEGALYACVCATLILLMGA; translated from the coding sequence TTGCCCATTGATTTCGAGATTGGCGGCGTCTACTTGCCGCCCATTGCCCAGGCGTTGTTGCTGGCCATACCGTTTTTCATGCTGCTTGACTGGTTCTTGCGACGTATAGGCGTATTGCGGCGTGTCTGGCATGAAGCCCTGTTCGAAGGCGCCTTGTATGCCTGCGTCTGCGCCACGCTGATTCTGTTGATGGGAGCCTGA
- a CDS encoding FUSC family protein: protein MQALLNYFKAVIHPGQAVLLFALRTIAAGLLTLYLAFLFDLDQPKWSIMAVVIVSQPLAGMALARSFGQIIGTTLGAAVAVLLMAIFPQAPLPFITTLALWLAVCTAGGTLLRYTSSQAFVLSGYTAVVVALLAIPDQDGTFLLAVTRVTETLLAVACVCVVSLLTARPEAVAKGYFTKVDQVIKLVASHAAAVIRTEESEADFQRRQMQLLGEISALEGLRRHLYFDAPRLRSANNLVLLLGNQLMLLTSRLTALRHQRQLLTERWEGDLPLDVQRLRAEELALLDQLAQQGRALPAEARHQFVTLQQQFEQLAYKSEQLTEDMSATLRSLAWALRWEQARLLRQLEQILELSEAIQEGREASCMYRGQASPLHLDFTLASMNAIRAFTALLVAGLIWIETAWDGARGGMILVGILCSLMATFPRPLMAAQSYARGLGLALLVSALYQFALVPAVSDFEPLALLLAPLLYVIAVGLASPATAGIGMGLGLSSFLMIGPQNIGTGQNTAIQWFEFAGAYVCAAMLALIVYAWIFPFRPVLRIRRLYNEAREQVYQLSKAPATDEQQFAFESRMTDRLTSMLGLLPAVNDRAMQQLYEISLACVALGVATHQLRQQAQNNALLTDAFSQQLSSALRKTGRFVAGRADVQLAPLLGTLHTLGEQLDELHVASHEHLWSVFRMRVALLIVEAFLQRHGEHLQRNVEEGAPALAH, encoded by the coding sequence ATGCAAGCCCTGCTCAACTACTTCAAGGCTGTGATCCATCCCGGTCAAGCCGTATTGCTGTTTGCCCTGCGCACCATCGCGGCGGGGTTACTGACGCTGTATCTGGCGTTTCTGTTCGACCTCGACCAGCCCAAGTGGTCGATCATGGCCGTGGTCATCGTCAGCCAGCCTTTGGCGGGAATGGCCTTGGCGCGCAGCTTTGGCCAGATCATCGGCACCACGCTCGGCGCCGCCGTGGCGGTATTGCTCATGGCGATCTTTCCGCAGGCGCCACTGCCCTTCATTACCACGTTGGCGTTATGGCTGGCAGTGTGTACGGCGGGTGGCACGTTGTTGCGCTACACCAGTTCCCAGGCGTTCGTCCTCAGCGGTTATACCGCAGTAGTCGTAGCGTTGCTGGCGATCCCGGATCAGGACGGCACGTTTCTGCTGGCCGTCACCCGGGTCACCGAAACCTTGCTCGCCGTGGCCTGCGTCTGCGTGGTGAGCCTGCTCACGGCCCGGCCGGAAGCGGTCGCCAAAGGCTATTTCACCAAGGTCGATCAGGTGATCAAACTGGTCGCCAGCCACGCGGCAGCGGTCATTCGCACCGAAGAAAGCGAAGCGGACTTCCAGCGCCGGCAAATGCAGTTGCTCGGTGAAATCAGCGCACTGGAAGGATTGCGTCGGCATCTGTATTTCGACGCGCCGCGCCTGCGTAGCGCGAACAATCTGGTGCTGTTACTGGGTAATCAACTGATGCTGCTGACCTCAAGGTTGACGGCGCTGCGTCACCAACGGCAGTTGTTGACCGAGCGCTGGGAAGGGGATTTGCCACTGGATGTGCAGCGTCTGCGCGCAGAAGAGCTGGCACTGCTCGACCAGTTGGCGCAGCAGGGGCGCGCATTGCCGGCCGAAGCACGGCACCAGTTCGTCACGTTGCAGCAGCAATTCGAGCAGCTGGCATACAAGTCCGAACAATTGACCGAAGACATGAGCGCGACCCTGCGCTCGCTGGCGTGGGCGCTGCGCTGGGAGCAGGCGCGGCTTTTGCGGCAACTCGAGCAGATCCTCGAATTGAGCGAGGCCATCCAGGAGGGACGCGAGGCCAGTTGCATGTATCGCGGTCAGGCCAGCCCGTTGCATCTGGATTTCACCCTGGCCTCGATGAACGCCATCCGGGCCTTTACCGCGCTGCTGGTGGCCGGGCTTATCTGGATCGAGACCGCATGGGACGGCGCTCGGGGCGGGATGATTCTGGTAGGAATTCTGTGTTCGCTGATGGCCACATTTCCGCGTCCGCTGATGGCCGCACAGAGTTATGCACGCGGGCTGGGGCTGGCACTGCTGGTGTCGGCGCTCTATCAGTTCGCGCTGGTACCGGCGGTCAGTGATTTCGAACCCCTGGCCTTGCTGCTCGCGCCATTGTTGTATGTCATCGCTGTGGGGCTGGCGAGTCCTGCAACTGCGGGGATCGGCATGGGGCTGGGGCTTTCGAGCTTCCTGATGATCGGCCCGCAGAACATCGGTACCGGGCAGAACACCGCGATTCAATGGTTTGAGTTTGCCGGTGCCTATGTCTGCGCCGCAATGCTTGCCTTGATTGTCTACGCGTGGATTTTCCCGTTTCGCCCGGTGTTGCGCATTCGCCGCTTATATAACGAGGCGCGCGAGCAGGTGTATCAGCTGAGCAAGGCCCCCGCCACGGATGAACAACAGTTCGCCTTCGAGAGCCGTATGACCGATCGGCTGACCAGCATGCTTGGGCTGTTGCCAGCAGTGAATGACCGGGCGATGCAGCAACTGTATGAAATCAGTCTGGCCTGCGTCGCATTGGGGGTGGCCACCCACCAATTGCGGCAACAGGCACAAAACAATGCTTTGCTGACCGACGCCTTCAGCCAGCAGCTGTCTTCGGCATTGCGCAAAACCGGGCGGTTTGTTGCCGGGCGTGCGGACGTGCAACTGGCGCCGTTGCTGGGCACGCTGCACACCCTTGGCGAACAACTGGACGAGTTGCACGTGGCCAGTCACGAGCATTTATGGTCGGTGTTTCGCATGCGCGTGGCGTTGCTGATCGTCGAGGCGTTTCTGCAGCGTCATGGTGAACATTTGCAACGAAACGTCGAGGAAGGAGCACCGGCCCTTGCCCATTGA
- a CDS encoding tetratricopeptide repeat protein has translation MPQSRRFLLIGLGLVLVILVGWLSLRSTAPVVPEAIKHGYSEALAAARAGQPGAARQLYQQLGRPDLSVKRRVWLHAELPNYPSPQALKLADADLQNEAPEVRLAAIRSLVGLIPGGQRSLLLGPLLDDEDQTVRFAAINALLGLSPDELGLYFAPLQQAIDGWEQALKDQPPSAAAYAQLARLYIHNAELKQAQEALDNTLRIEPGNFPALVMQIDVLDRQGQSDAARQLLAQQLKAQPDSAYLQHALGLWLLHHNQREYALLGLSKAVELEPDNKDYRYDLATTLHSAEELEAAQKQLQDIVQRHPADRKARVLLINYWKESGQLQNVQILLAQLEQLNPDDPALQQGL, from the coding sequence ATGCCTCAGTCCCGCCGCTTTCTGCTCATCGGCCTTGGCCTCGTACTCGTCATCCTCGTCGGCTGGTTGTCCCTGCGCAGCACTGCACCGGTGGTGCCCGAAGCGATCAAACATGGCTATAGCGAAGCATTGGCCGCCGCCCGCGCCGGCCAGCCGGGCGCCGCACGTCAGTTGTATCAGCAATTGGGCCGACCGGATCTGTCGGTAAAACGCCGCGTCTGGTTGCATGCCGAACTGCCCAACTACCCAAGCCCGCAGGCGTTGAAACTGGCCGACGCGGACCTGCAGAACGAAGCGCCCGAAGTACGCTTGGCGGCGATCAGAAGTCTGGTTGGACTGATACCGGGTGGGCAACGCAGCCTGTTGCTCGGGCCGTTGCTCGATGATGAAGACCAAACCGTGCGATTTGCCGCGATCAACGCCCTGCTCGGCTTGTCTCCAGATGAGCTCGGCTTGTATTTTGCGCCGTTGCAACAGGCCATCGATGGCTGGGAGCAGGCGCTAAAGGATCAGCCGCCGAGCGCCGCCGCTTACGCGCAACTGGCGCGCCTCTACATACACAACGCCGAACTCAAGCAGGCGCAGGAAGCACTGGACAACACCTTGCGTATCGAACCGGGTAATTTTCCGGCACTGGTCATGCAGATCGATGTACTCGACCGCCAGGGCCAGAGCGATGCCGCCCGGCAATTGCTCGCGCAACAACTCAAGGCCCAGCCAGATTCGGCGTATCTGCAACATGCCTTGGGGCTGTGGCTGCTGCACCATAACCAACGCGAATACGCCTTGCTCGGTTTGTCCAAAGCGGTCGAACTCGAGCCCGACAACAAGGACTACCGCTACGACCTCGCCACGACCCTGCACAGCGCCGAAGAACTGGAAGCGGCGCAGAAGCAATTGCAGGACATCGTCCAGCGCCATCCGGCCGACCGCAAGGCGCGGGTGTTGCTGATCAATTACTGGAAGGAAAGCGGCCAACTGCAAAACGTGCAGATTCTGCTGGCGCAGCTCGAACAGCTGAATCCGGATGACCCGGCGTTGCAGCAAGGCCTCTGA
- a CDS encoding ATPase domain-containing protein has translation MSTSNEFISAKAATGIVGLDDILAGGLSRGHVFLLEGEPGTGKTTVALHFLRAGSVAGERTLYITLSETERELRQGAASHGWELDENIEIFELTPPESLLNAEHQQSLLYSSDLELGEATKQIFEAVERVKPTRVVLDSLSEIRLLAQSSLRYRRQILAIKHYFVRYNATVLLLDDLTTESLDKTVHSVAHGVIRLEELTPNYGAERRRVRVVKYRGQKYRGGFHDFTIMGDGVHVFPRLVAAEHRGDYARLQLTSGIPEMDALLGGGIETGSSTLILGPAGTGKSLISMVFAAAAVQRGEKAALFIFDEELGLLFERMKNIGIDLKALQDTGNLLIEQVDAAELSPGEFSHRVRRCVDEGQIKTVVIDSINGYQAAMPEENALVLHMHELLLYLNRKGAATFMTVAQHGLVGDMQAPVDITYLADTVILLRYFEALGKVRRAISIIKKRTGSHESTIREYRISTQGMTIGEPLEAFQGVLRGVPTYLGASKPLLQEETL, from the coding sequence TTGTCTACATCCAACGAGTTTATCAGTGCGAAAGCTGCCACCGGCATTGTAGGTCTGGACGATATCCTGGCCGGTGGATTGTCTCGCGGGCATGTGTTTTTGCTTGAGGGTGAACCCGGTACAGGCAAAACCACTGTCGCCTTGCACTTCCTCCGGGCGGGCTCCGTTGCCGGCGAACGCACCCTGTACATCACGCTGTCGGAAACCGAGCGTGAATTGCGCCAGGGCGCCGCATCGCATGGCTGGGAACTGGACGAGAATATCGAGATTTTCGAGCTGACGCCCCCGGAAAGCCTGCTCAACGCCGAGCATCAGCAGAGCTTGCTCTACTCTTCCGATCTGGAATTGGGTGAAGCGACCAAGCAGATTTTCGAGGCCGTCGAACGCGTCAAACCGACCCGCGTGGTTCTCGACAGCCTGTCGGAGATTCGCCTGCTGGCGCAAAGCTCATTGCGCTATCGCCGGCAGATTCTGGCGATCAAGCATTACTTCGTACGCTACAACGCCACGGTTCTGCTGCTCGACGACCTCACCACCGAATCACTCGACAAGACCGTGCACAGCGTCGCTCACGGGGTGATCCGCCTCGAAGAACTGACGCCCAACTACGGCGCCGAACGTCGGCGTGTGCGGGTTGTGAAATACCGTGGCCAGAAGTATCGCGGCGGTTTCCATGACTTCACCATCATGGGCGACGGCGTGCATGTGTTCCCACGTTTGGTGGCGGCGGAACATCGCGGCGACTACGCGCGCCTGCAATTGACCAGCGGCATCCCGGAAATGGATGCGCTGCTCGGCGGCGGCATCGAAACCGGTTCCAGCACGCTGATTCTCGGCCCTGCCGGTACCGGCAAGTCATTGATCTCGATGGTCTTCGCCGCTGCCGCCGTGCAACGCGGCGAAAAGGCTGCACTGTTTATTTTCGATGAAGAACTGGGCTTGCTGTTCGAGCGCATGAAGAACATCGGCATTGATCTCAAGGCCCTGCAAGACACCGGCAATCTGCTGATCGAGCAGGTCGACGCCGCCGAGCTTTCGCCCGGCGAGTTCTCGCATCGCGTGCGCCGCTGCGTCGATGAAGGCCAGATCAAAACCGTGGTGATCGACAGCATCAACGGTTATCAGGCAGCGATGCCGGAAGAAAACGCCCTCGTACTGCACATGCACGAACTGCTGCTGTACCTTAACCGCAAAGGCGCGGCGACTTTCATGACCGTCGCCCAGCATGGTCTGGTTGGCGACATGCAGGCGCCGGTCGACATTACTTACCTGGCCGACACGGTGATTCTGTTGCGTTATTTCGAAGCACTGGGCAAGGTTCGCCGGGCCATTTCCATCATCAAGAAACGCACCGGCAGCCACGAATCGACGATTCGCGAATACCGCATTTCGACGCAAGGCATGACCATCGGTGAACCATTGGAGGCCTTTCAGGGCGTGTTGCGCGGCGTACCGACCTACCTCGGCGCAAGCAAGCCGTTGCTTCAGGAAGAAACCTTGTGA
- a CDS encoding ATP-binding protein: MTVSVPLAERALILAPVGRDSQIALMILNEAGYGGLVTPGLDRLCTELELGAGLLLISAEALRGPELEALFMHLEQQPAWSDLPIVLLTHHGGQEQGPSSQLSNLLGNVTFLERPFHPATLVSLVSAALRGRRRQYEARDRLIDLSESERRLQSTLETLEQQVEERTAQLRHNEEALRQSQKMEAVGQLTGGIAHDFNNMLTGIIGSLELLRRRLARGRTDDLDSLIDLGVTSANRAASLTHRLLAFSRRQSLDSKAVQMNTLVLSMGELLERSLNESIHLDMRLNDKLWVAEADPNQLESALLNLVINARDAMPEGGKLVVETSNQVLQSEFTEAYSNLEPGDYVMLSVTDNGSGMPQSVINRAFDPFFTTKPIGQGTGLGLSMIYGFSKQSRGHVSIDSEIDQGTTVRLYLPRFRGEEDEQPVADSGQTPYAMDGETVLIVEDDPAVRVLVSGVLSELGYAFVEASDADGAVPILNSTQRIDLLISDVGLPGMNGRQLAEVGRQYRPGLKVLFITGYAEHAAVRGGFLDPGMQMITKPFTFDLLTAKVREMIKS, translated from the coding sequence GTGACGGTTTCGGTGCCGCTGGCCGAACGGGCGCTGATTCTGGCGCCCGTGGGTCGCGACAGCCAGATTGCGCTGATGATTCTCAACGAGGCCGGTTATGGCGGCCTGGTCACGCCAGGGCTGGACAGGTTGTGCACCGAGCTGGAACTCGGCGCAGGCTTGTTGCTGATCTCTGCCGAAGCCTTGCGCGGTCCGGAACTCGAAGCACTATTTATGCATCTGGAGCAGCAGCCGGCTTGGTCGGATCTGCCGATCGTGCTGCTCACCCATCACGGCGGACAGGAACAAGGTCCCTCCTCGCAACTGAGCAATCTGCTCGGCAACGTGACCTTTCTTGAACGCCCGTTTCACCCGGCGACACTGGTCAGCCTGGTCTCCGCCGCCTTGCGTGGGCGACGACGACAATACGAAGCCCGCGACCGTTTGATCGACCTCAGCGAAAGCGAACGACGTCTGCAATCGACGCTGGAAACCCTTGAGCAACAAGTCGAAGAACGCACCGCGCAATTGCGCCATAACGAAGAAGCATTGCGCCAGTCGCAGAAAATGGAAGCGGTCGGCCAGCTCACGGGCGGCATCGCACACGACTTCAACAACATGCTGACCGGGATTATCGGCAGCCTGGAATTGTTGCGCCGGCGTCTGGCTCGTGGGCGCACGGATGACCTCGATAGCCTGATCGACCTTGGCGTGACCTCAGCCAACCGCGCTGCCAGCCTGACCCACCGACTACTGGCGTTTTCCCGCCGGCAGTCGCTCGACTCCAAAGCCGTACAGATGAATACCCTGGTGCTGTCGATGGGCGAACTGCTGGAACGCAGTCTCAATGAAAGCATCCATCTGGACATGCGCCTGAACGATAAATTGTGGGTCGCCGAGGCCGATCCCAATCAACTGGAAAGCGCCCTGCTCAACCTCGTGATCAACGCCCGCGACGCCATGCCCGAGGGCGGCAAACTGGTGGTGGAAACCAGCAATCAGGTGCTGCAGAGCGAATTCACCGAGGCCTACAGCAACCTCGAACCGGGCGATTACGTGATGCTCAGCGTCACCGACAACGGCAGCGGCATGCCGCAAAGTGTGATCAATCGTGCCTTCGATCCATTTTTCACCACCAAGCCGATCGGCCAGGGCACGGGGTTGGGCCTGTCGATGATCTACGGTTTCAGCAAGCAGTCGCGCGGGCATGTGTCGATCGACAGCGAAATCGATCAGGGCACCACCGTCAGACTGTATCTGCCGCGTTTTCGCGGCGAAGAAGATGAGCAACCGGTCGCTGATAGCGGGCAAACCCCGTATGCAATGGATGGCGAAACCGTATTGATTGTCGAAGACGATCCTGCTGTGCGCGTGTTGGTCAGCGGCGTGCTCAGTGAGTTGGGCTATGCGTTTGTCGAAGCCAGTGATGCCGACGGCGCGGTGCCGATTCTCAACTCGACGCAACGGATTGATCTGCTGATCAGTGATGTCGGTCTGCCCGGCATGAACGGCCGGCAATTGGCCGAAGTCGGGCGCCAGTACCGGCCTGGTCTGAAGGTGTTATTCATCACCGGTTACGCCGAGCATGCGGCGGTACGCGGCGGCTTTCTCGACCCGGGCATGCAGATGATCACCAAGCCCTTCACTTTCGACCTTCTCACTGCGAAGGTCCGCGAAATGATCAAAAGCTAA
- a CDS encoding response regulator, with translation MSVDAQDVVLVVEDEPVILMVLSDFLSGQGYRVLQAESGEQAFEILASKPHLDVLITDFRLPGGISGVQIAEPAVKLRPDLKVIFISGYPQEIRETGSPITLKAPILEKPFDLDVLQEKIQELLA, from the coding sequence ATGAGCGTAGATGCGCAAGATGTAGTACTCGTCGTCGAGGACGAACCGGTTATCTTGATGGTCCTGAGCGATTTTTTGTCAGGGCAGGGCTATCGTGTGTTGCAGGCGGAAAGCGGCGAGCAGGCTTTCGAAATTCTGGCGAGCAAGCCGCATCTGGACGTGTTGATCACCGATTTCCGTTTGCCTGGCGGCATCTCTGGCGTGCAGATCGCCGAACCTGCGGTGAAGTTGCGACCTGATCTCAAGGTGATTTTCATCAGCGGTTATCCGCAGGAAATCCGCGAGACCGGCAGCCCGATCACCCTCAAGGCGCCGATCCTCGAAAAGCCCTTTGATCTGGACGTGTTGCAGGAAAAAATCCAGGAACTGCTGGCCTGA
- a CDS encoding hybrid sensor histidine kinase/response regulator, which translates to MLSNIQAKLLIVDDLPENLLALEALIKREDRTVYKALSADEALSLLLQHEFAMAILDVQMPGMNGFELAELMRGTEKTKNIPIIFVSAAGRELNYAFKGYESGAVDFLHKPLDIHAVKSKVNVFVDLFRQSKAMKQQVEALEQARREQEALLQQLQSTQLELEQAVRMRDDFMSIVAHEVRTPLNGLILETQLRKMHLARDNAAAFTLDKMHAMVDRDERQIKSLIRLIEDMLDVSRIRTGKLSIRPSRFDLVQLVSHLLQNFAQQIEAAETEVSFTATEPVEGHWDEFRIEQVISNLLTNALRYGGRSPIQVRVYREGNEARVEVQDRGIGISAENQKRIFQQFERVSAKTVVAGLGLGLFISEQIVAAHGGSIVVESEINEGALFRVCLPIQENGKSDATSE; encoded by the coding sequence ATGCTGAGTAATATTCAAGCCAAATTGCTGATCGTCGACGATCTGCCCGAGAACCTGCTGGCGCTCGAAGCGCTGATCAAACGCGAAGATCGCACCGTCTATAAGGCGTTGTCGGCGGACGAAGCCCTGTCGCTGCTGTTGCAGCACGAATTCGCCATGGCCATCCTCGACGTACAGATGCCGGGCATGAACGGCTTCGAACTCGCCGAGTTGATGCGTGGCACCGAGAAAACCAAGAACATCCCGATCATCTTCGTCAGCGCCGCCGGCCGTGAACTGAACTACGCGTTCAAGGGTTACGAAAGCGGCGCGGTGGATTTCCTGCACAAGCCGCTGGATATCCACGCGGTGAAGAGCAAGGTCAACGTCTTTGTCGATCTGTTCCGTCAGAGCAAGGCCATGAAGCAACAGGTCGAAGCACTGGAGCAGGCCCGACGCGAGCAGGAAGCGCTGCTGCAACAATTGCAGAGCACCCAGCTGGAGCTGGAGCAAGCGGTACGTATGCGCGACGACTTCATGTCAATCGTCGCCCACGAAGTGCGCACGCCGCTCAACGGCCTGATACTCGAAACCCAATTGCGCAAGATGCACCTGGCGCGGGATAACGCCGCCGCGTTCACCCTCGACAAGATGCACGCCATGGTCGATCGCGATGAGCGTCAGATCAAAAGCCTGATCCGTCTGATCGAAGACATGCTCGACGTTTCCCGCATTCGCACCGGCAAACTGTCGATCCGGCCGAGCCGTTTCGATCTGGTGCAACTGGTCAGCCATCTGCTGCAGAACTTTGCGCAACAGATCGAGGCGGCGGAAACCGAAGTCTCCTTTACCGCGACAGAGCCCGTGGAAGGTCATTGGGACGAATTCCGTATCGAGCAAGTGATCTCCAACTTGCTGACCAACGCCCTGCGCTATGGCGGTCGGAGCCCGATCCAGGTACGGGTTTATCGCGAAGGCAACGAGGCGCGGGTCGAGGTGCAGGATCGTGGTATCGGCATCAGCGCCGAGAACCAGAAACGTATTTTCCAACAGTTCGAACGGGTTTCCGCCAAGACGGTAGTCGCCGGCCTCGGGCTGGGTCTGTTCATTTCCGAGCAGATCGTCGCCGCCCATGGCGGCTCCATCGTCGTCGAGAGTGAAATCAACGAAGGCGCCCTGTTTCGCGTTTGTCTGCCGATCCAGGAAAACGGCAAATCCGACGCAACCTCTGAGTGA